In Pajaroellobacter abortibovis, the following are encoded in one genomic region:
- a CDS encoding M16 family metallopeptidase, translating into MVFLQGCSSSLGSSLLSSNTSLLTALNQDQKGSAQEKDDPIFQSPPPASQPRPFSFPSISRTVLPNGLQIDSVRIQRIPFVEIRLVVRAGYGYGSGAAQARLTALLLKEGGTRSMPGQQWMDKIESIGAEFSEVVGNDKTIFSLRLPSEYLADGFALLGEMIQSPRFDETEFKKIQARAKDIANEEMHSNSHFMATYAALQAFYPPQSPYRNLMLPSDVEATNLNGIKAFYCSFYSPSQAVLVVVGDCEGQAVVQQAQRSFGSWKANQKEKRKVAFASSPSVPRPARILLVDRLGSTQSEIVLALPAPERNSALWPVLKITAQALGGQNGRLFRDVRENKSLAYAAGAYLDVYAHGVQPLWISVGTQTPKTASAVAAILENLKSLRLTPVPLEEVRSASRWLNGSFLVGIGSIDSIANLITEQEILGLPDGYWDHYRQELEQVEPNQISTLAQSLFEPSTMVITVVGDAASIAESLCPFGEVVILDPSNSFKKRKTLPACAAQPAASSLEAPKL; encoded by the coding sequence ATGGTTTTCTTACAGGGATGTAGTTCCTCTTTGGGATCTTCTCTTCTTTCATCAAACACGTCACTTTTGACAGCTCTTAATCAGGATCAAAAAGGATCTGCTCAAGAGAAGGATGATCCTATTTTTCAATCTCCCCCTCCTGCTAGTCAGCCTAGACCCTTTTCTTTTCCATCAATTTCACGCACTGTTTTGCCTAATGGTCTCCAAATAGATAGTGTGCGTATTCAACGGATCCCGTTTGTGGAGATTCGCCTTGTGGTGCGGGCTGGATATGGATATGGCAGTGGGGCAGCTCAGGCTCGTTTAACTGCCCTTCTCCTTAAAGAGGGGGGGACGCGTTCAATGCCAGGGCAGCAGTGGATGGATAAGATTGAATCGATAGGTGCTGAATTTTCGGAAGTAGTTGGCAACGATAAAACCATATTTAGTCTCAGACTTCCAAGCGAGTACCTCGCAGATGGATTTGCTTTGCTCGGGGAGATGATCCAGTCCCCTCGTTTTGATGAAACGGAGTTTAAAAAGATTCAAGCTCGAGCAAAAGATATCGCAAACGAAGAGATGCATTCCAACAGCCATTTTATGGCTACTTATGCAGCATTGCAGGCTTTCTATCCGCCGCAAAGTCCTTACCGTAATCTGATGCTGCCTTCCGATGTGGAAGCTACCAATTTAAATGGAATCAAGGCGTTTTATTGTTCTTTTTATTCTCCTTCGCAGGCGGTGTTGGTGGTTGTAGGGGATTGTGAGGGCCAAGCGGTTGTTCAACAGGCTCAGCGTTCTTTTGGAAGCTGGAAAGCGAATCAAAAAGAGAAAAGGAAGGTTGCGTTTGCCTCCTCACCTTCTGTTCCGAGACCAGCTCGCATCTTGCTTGTAGATCGTCTTGGTAGCACACAGAGCGAGATTGTGTTGGCTCTTCCAGCGCCTGAGCGCAATTCTGCCCTTTGGCCGGTGTTAAAAATAACTGCCCAGGCTTTGGGTGGTCAGAATGGGAGGCTGTTTAGAGATGTCCGAGAGAACAAGTCATTAGCTTATGCTGCAGGAGCTTACCTTGATGTCTATGCTCACGGTGTTCAACCTCTCTGGATTTCGGTAGGGACACAGACTCCTAAAACTGCTTCGGCAGTTGCTGCGATTCTTGAGAATCTCAAATCGTTGCGTTTGACCCCCGTTCCTCTTGAAGAAGTGCGATCTGCTTCTCGATGGTTAAACGGTTCTTTTCTGGTGGGAATTGGTTCTATCGATTCTATTGCGAATTTAATTACGGAACAGGAGATCTTGGGTTTGCCGGATGGATATTGGGATCACTATCGTCAAGAACTTGAGCAAGTAGAGCCTAATCAGATCTCTACTCTTGCTCAATCTCTCTTCGAGCCTTCTACCATGGTGATCACAGTTGTAGGAGATGCAGCTTCTATTGCGGAATCGTTATGTCCTTTTGGAGAAGTAGTCATCTTAGACCCTTCTAATTCCTTTAAAAAACGCAAAACGTTGCCTGCTTGTGCTGCACAGCCTGCTGCTTCAAGCCTAGAGGCCCCCAAGCTTTAA
- a CDS encoding M16 family metallopeptidase, with amino-acid sequence MRFSWLLSFLLFAVIISEALAESPSSSAISVSPVSSTPSFTFPIREETLRNGLRVVLLPDANSPTVGVAVTYDVGSRNERRGLSGFAHLFEHMMFQGSQHVPRGGHFQLITQRGGILNGTTNEERTNYFQVMPRDELPLMLWLEADRMRALNASLENFENQRAVVKEEYRMRVENSPYIKGIMRGIELAFGDCWPYAHPTIGSMQDLDNAPFEEVQKFHRTYYNPSHAVLSISGGFDEKDVLELIHRYFDPISAHPSPPESPSLPLLSQKEPRGEIIADLHATLPGIWWGWSIPTGRTPDYAALNMAARLLADGESSRLYRRLVREKGIAVEVDAWVEPHRGASLFALWSKISEKGTLEEVEEIFQEEMISLARFLPADVEMNKLRLRARSSILLPLQLDLKRAVRVGDLKTLWNDPNPMKELEQLEAVTPSDIQKAVVNYLTLRRRTRVEIQPGPKPSEDSESLQTI; translated from the coding sequence ATGCGGTTTTCTTGGCTCCTTTCGTTCCTTTTGTTTGCAGTGATTATCTCTGAGGCTTTGGCAGAATCACCCTCTTCTTCAGCCATCTCTGTCTCTCCTGTCTCCTCTACTCCTTCTTTTACCTTTCCGATTCGGGAGGAGACTTTAAGAAATGGTTTGCGGGTGGTTTTATTGCCTGATGCTAACTCGCCCACAGTGGGTGTTGCTGTGACCTATGACGTGGGTTCTCGCAATGAGAGGCGTGGACTCTCAGGTTTTGCCCATCTCTTTGAGCATATGATGTTTCAGGGCTCCCAACATGTACCTCGAGGAGGACATTTTCAGCTCATTACTCAGCGAGGCGGGATTTTAAACGGAACTACCAATGAGGAGCGGACCAACTACTTTCAAGTGATGCCACGCGATGAACTGCCTCTGATGTTATGGCTTGAAGCGGATCGCATGAGGGCCCTCAACGCGTCTCTTGAGAATTTTGAGAATCAACGCGCCGTCGTTAAAGAAGAATATCGTATGCGGGTTGAGAATTCCCCTTATATCAAAGGTATTATGCGTGGTATTGAACTGGCTTTTGGAGACTGCTGGCCTTATGCGCATCCCACGATTGGATCGATGCAGGATTTGGACAACGCTCCTTTTGAAGAAGTGCAGAAGTTTCATCGGACTTATTACAATCCTTCTCATGCTGTCCTCTCCATTTCAGGGGGATTTGATGAGAAGGACGTCCTAGAACTTATCCATCGCTATTTTGATCCAATCTCTGCACATCCTTCCCCTCCTGAATCACCTTCGCTCCCTCTTCTCAGTCAAAAAGAGCCTCGAGGGGAGATTATTGCGGATCTTCATGCCACTCTACCAGGCATATGGTGGGGTTGGTCGATTCCCACTGGAAGAACACCTGATTATGCTGCGTTGAATATGGCTGCTCGTCTTCTAGCAGATGGGGAGAGCTCTCGATTGTATCGAAGGTTAGTGCGCGAAAAGGGTATTGCTGTCGAAGTGGATGCGTGGGTAGAGCCTCATCGAGGGGCTAGCCTTTTTGCTCTGTGGAGTAAAATATCCGAGAAAGGCACTCTGGAAGAGGTAGAAGAGATCTTTCAAGAAGAGATGATCTCTCTTGCCCGCTTTCTTCCAGCGGATGTAGAGATGAACAAATTGCGTCTTCGCGCTCGCTCGAGCATTTTGCTCCCGTTGCAATTGGATCTCAAGAGAGCAGTTCGGGTTGGTGACTTGAAGACCCTTTGGAATGATCCAAACCCGATGAAAGAGCTTGAGCAATTAGAAGCGGTTACCCCTTCTGACATTCAAAAGGCTGTTGTGAATTATTTAACTTTGCGTCGAAGAACACGGGTGGAAATTCAACCAGGTCCTAAGCCTTCTGAAGATAGTGAATCCCTCCAAACGATTTGA
- the hemW gene encoding radical SAM family heme chaperone HemW, which yields MHLSFPFPPVIDTSSLSLLPGDVLRPFSLYIHFPYCLTKCPYCDFTSYPTDSSSIPHVEYAEAVIKELSFYLTNRFERGRGRILHSIFLGGGTPSLWEPEEAGRVLAFIKSHCECMTDMEITLECNPTSFSLDHAKQWVGAGINRFSIGVQALKAEQLQFLGRTHGVRAAEEAVQGALLSGAKVSADLIVGLSGQPPDDACEQALRLCHLGLKHLSCYQLTVESGTRFGQLARQGKLPLAEESQVAETFLSLQRVLDQAGLSPYEISNFAVPGEEAQHNLAYWRGWEYLGVGCGAVGFYLFDSSPIRGVRYRNPLQPRSYFQMTLYREDPSRENNPLDIWAEELDALTLFKERLMLGLRLAEGIDVAYHADALGIQPWTEEREQQVQWLIDQRRLKREGDRLWIPREAWLWADDTAARLF from the coding sequence ATGCATCTTTCTTTCCCTTTTCCTCCTGTTATTGATACCTCAAGCCTTAGTTTGCTTCCAGGCGATGTTTTACGTCCATTTTCCCTTTATATTCATTTTCCCTACTGTTTAACCAAATGCCCTTACTGTGATTTTACCTCGTACCCCACGGATTCTTCTTCTATTCCGCATGTTGAATATGCAGAAGCAGTGATAAAAGAGCTAAGCTTCTACCTAACCAATCGATTCGAGCGAGGACGGGGGCGGATTCTTCATTCTATCTTTTTAGGAGGGGGTACGCCCAGCCTTTGGGAGCCCGAGGAGGCGGGGCGAGTGCTTGCATTTATTAAATCACATTGTGAGTGCATGACGGATATGGAGATTACATTGGAATGCAATCCGACCTCATTTTCATTGGATCACGCTAAGCAATGGGTGGGCGCTGGTATTAATCGGTTTTCGATAGGGGTTCAGGCTTTAAAGGCTGAGCAACTTCAATTCTTGGGTCGAACTCATGGCGTTCGTGCAGCGGAAGAGGCTGTTCAAGGGGCTCTGCTCTCTGGAGCTAAGGTCTCAGCGGACTTAATCGTTGGCTTGTCGGGACAACCCCCCGATGATGCCTGTGAACAAGCGCTTCGTTTGTGTCATTTGGGGCTCAAACACCTCTCTTGCTATCAATTGACCGTTGAGTCAGGGACTCGATTCGGTCAACTCGCTAGACAGGGGAAGCTCCCCCTTGCAGAGGAGAGTCAAGTGGCGGAAACATTTCTTTCGCTTCAGCGCGTCCTCGATCAGGCTGGCCTTTCCCCTTACGAAATTTCGAACTTTGCTGTTCCTGGGGAAGAGGCACAGCATAACTTAGCCTATTGGAGAGGGTGGGAATATCTCGGTGTTGGTTGTGGAGCAGTCGGTTTTTATCTTTTCGACTCGTCGCCCATACGCGGTGTGCGCTATCGGAATCCTCTCCAACCGCGTTCTTATTTTCAAATGACTCTTTATCGAGAGGATCCGTCAAGGGAAAATAACCCCCTGGACATATGGGCTGAGGAACTCGATGCACTGACCCTTTTTAAAGAACGTTTGATGCTGGGGCTCCGATTAGCGGAAGGGATAGACGTTGCATATCACGCAGATGCTCTTGGAATTCAACCGTGGACGGAAGAGAGAGAACAGCAAGTTCAATGGTTGATCGATCAGAGAAGACTTAAACGAGAGGGGGATCGTCTTTGGATCCCTCGGGAGGCTTGGTTGTGGGCGGATGATACAGCTGCTCGCCTCTTTTGA